The following are from one region of the Streptococcus sp. 1643 genome:
- the mnmE gene encoding tRNA uridine-5-carboxymethylaminomethyl(34) synthesis GTPase MnmE produces the protein MITREFDTIAAISTPLGEGAIGIVRLSGTDSFAIAQKIFKGKDLSKVASHTLNYGHIADPQTGKVMDEVMVGAMKSPKTFTREDIIEINTHGGIAVTNEILQLAIREGARLAEPGEFTKRAFLNGRVDLTQAEAVMDIIRAKTDKAMNIAVKQLDGSLSDLINNTRQEILNTLAQVEVNIDYPEYDDVEEATTAVVREKTMEFEQLLTNLLRTARRGKILREGISTAIIGRPNVGKSSLLNNLLREEKAIVTDIAGTTRDVIEEYVNINGVPLKLIDTAGIRETDDIVEQIGVERSRKALKEADLVLLVLNASEPLTAQDRQLLEISQDTNRIILLNKTDLPEAIETSELPEDVIRISVLKNQNIDKIEERINDLFFENAGLVEQDATYLSNARHISLIEKAVESLQAVNEGLELGMPVDLLQVDLTRTWEILGEITGDAAPDELITQLFSQFCLGK, from the coding sequence ATGATTACACGTGAATTTGATACCATCGCTGCTATCTCTACTCCACTAGGTGAAGGAGCCATTGGTATTGTCCGCCTGAGCGGAACAGATAGTTTTGCTATTGCCCAAAAGATTTTTAAAGGAAAAGACTTGAGCAAGGTTGCAAGCCATACTCTCAACTACGGACATATCGCTGACCCTCAAACTGGTAAGGTCATGGACGAGGTTATGGTTGGAGCTATGAAGTCTCCAAAGACCTTCACTCGTGAGGATATTATCGAGATTAACACTCACGGTGGGATTGCGGTGACCAATGAGATTCTCCAGTTAGCTATCCGTGAAGGAGCTCGATTGGCTGAACCTGGTGAATTTACCAAGCGCGCCTTTCTAAACGGTCGTGTAGATTTGACACAGGCTGAGGCGGTGATGGACATCATCCGCGCCAAGACAGACAAGGCTATGAATATTGCAGTTAAGCAATTGGACGGCTCCCTTTCTGACCTCATTAATAATACCCGCCAAGAAATCCTCAATACACTTGCCCAAGTCGAGGTCAATATCGACTATCCTGAGTATGATGATGTTGAGGAAGCTACTACTGCTGTTGTCCGTGAGAAAACTATGGAGTTTGAGCAATTGCTAACTAATCTCCTTAGGACAGCACGTCGAGGTAAAATCCTCCGTGAGGGAATTTCAACTGCCATCATCGGTCGTCCCAACGTTGGGAAATCGAGCCTGCTCAACAACCTCCTGCGTGAAGAAAAGGCCATCGTTACAGACATCGCTGGTACTACCCGTGATGTCATCGAAGAATACGTCAACATCAATGGTGTTCCTCTCAAATTGATTGATACAGCTGGTATTCGGGAAACAGATGACATCGTGGAACAAATCGGTGTCGAACGTTCTAGAAAAGCCCTCAAGGAAGCTGACTTGGTACTACTAGTACTAAATGCCAGTGAACCACTGACCGCCCAAGATCGCCAACTCTTAGAAATCAGCCAAGATACCAACCGCATTATTCTACTTAATAAAACGGATCTTCCTGAAGCGATTGAAACTTCGGAACTACCTGAAGATGTCATCCGTATTTCAGTTCTTAAAAACCAAAACATTGATAAGATCGAAGAGCGTATTAACGATCTCTTCTTTGAAAATGCTGGTTTGGTCGAGCAAGATGCTACTTACTTGTCAAATGCCCGTCATATTTCCTTGATTGAAAAGGCCGTTGAAAGCCTACAAGCAGTTAATGAAGGTCTTGAGCTGGGTATGCCAGTTGATTTGTTGCAAGTTGACTTGACCCGTACTTGGGAAATCCTAGGAGAAATCACTGGAGATGCAGCACCAGATGAACTCATTACCCAACTCTTTAGCCAATTCTGTCTAGGAAAATAA